A single genomic interval of Chthoniobacterales bacterium harbors:
- a CDS encoding ATP-binding cassette domain-containing protein, producing the protein MLELRDISYHAGELPLLQHLTLDWPSSHFGAILGPSGCGKTTLLRLIAGLHNPSEGTLLWQGRDLLTEGDLHPSEIGYVPQFSIAYDALTVRESLASALRLRVAELREAEQTERIEKTLLDCGLDAVTDRPVAVLSGGQKRRLSLAIEMLTSPRLLLCDEVLSGLDPKSEREIIDLLHRLSKDGNRLILNVTHSLAHLELYDSVTVLTGGNVAYHGPTEHLAHYFDVLHHEEIFDRLGKRKPEKWSASWKKHGPAFELDSTQESPGETSAPLDTPGFLSQFFTLLSRRWLLWRRDSGGRILQFAMLFGFPLLVVIFAIHGLPEIQNLNLRFESNVVRQLAEANAYIQSSTRDGSLLSGIAMFQVILLTLMASNNGAREIANERTIFEKEKLAGLSPLAYLASKLAYLGFWVVAQSLWMAAFVNIVCHLPGSLATQAFLLFLVNAAVTAISLALSACLKTPEQASLASIYFVGFQLPLSGAFLALPLWLANVVKPFIAAYWAWSGYLQTFRETNYYTILQRVVQTPLADTPACIWFLGSQIVVAIFVAWLGCRRSQWS; encoded by the coding sequence GTGCTAGAACTCCGCGACATTTCCTATCACGCAGGCGAGTTGCCGCTGCTCCAGCACCTCACGCTGGATTGGCCCTCGAGTCATTTCGGCGCGATTCTCGGGCCGTCGGGTTGTGGAAAAACCACCCTGCTGCGCCTCATCGCCGGCCTGCACAACCCCTCCGAGGGCACCCTCCTCTGGCAGGGCCGCGACCTGCTGACCGAGGGCGACTTGCATCCTAGTGAGATCGGTTACGTGCCGCAATTCAGCATTGCCTACGACGCGCTGACCGTCCGCGAATCCCTCGCCTCCGCGCTGCGTCTGCGCGTGGCGGAATTGCGCGAGGCCGAGCAAACCGAGCGCATCGAAAAAACGCTCCTCGACTGCGGACTCGACGCCGTCACCGACCGTCCGGTCGCCGTCCTTTCAGGCGGACAAAAACGCCGGCTGTCCCTCGCCATCGAGATGCTCACATCGCCGCGCCTGCTCCTTTGCGATGAAGTCCTCAGCGGACTCGACCCCAAGTCGGAGCGCGAAATCATCGACCTGCTCCACCGGCTTTCCAAGGATGGAAACCGGCTCATTCTCAACGTCACCCACAGCCTCGCGCACCTCGAACTCTACGACAGCGTCACCGTCCTCACTGGAGGGAATGTGGCGTATCACGGCCCGACCGAGCACCTCGCCCATTACTTCGACGTCCTCCACCACGAGGAAATCTTCGACCGCCTCGGCAAGCGCAAACCGGAAAAATGGTCCGCCTCCTGGAAAAAACATGGCCCCGCATTCGAGTTGGATTCGACTCAGGAAAGCCCCGGTGAAACCTCCGCTCCGCTCGACACGCCCGGCTTCCTCTCGCAGTTTTTCACCTTGCTCAGCCGCCGCTGGCTCCTTTGGCGGCGCGACTCTGGCGGACGTATTTTGCAGTTTGCCATGCTCTTCGGCTTCCCGCTTTTGGTCGTCATCTTCGCCATTCACGGCCTGCCGGAAATCCAAAACCTCAACCTTCGGTTTGAGTCCAACGTCGTTCGACAGCTCGCCGAAGCCAACGCCTACATCCAATCCTCCACCCGCGACGGCAGCCTGCTCTCCGGCATCGCCATGTTTCAGGTCATCCTGCTCACCCTCATGGCCTCGAACAACGGCGCACGCGAGATCGCCAACGAGCGCACCATTTTCGAAAAAGAAAAACTCGCCGGCCTCAGTCCCCTCGCCTACCTCGCCAGCAAACTCGCCTACCTCGGTTTCTGGGTCGTCGCGCAAAGCCTCTGGATGGCCGCCTTTGTGAACATCGTCTGCCACCTTCCCGGCTCGCTCGCCACCCAGGCGTTCCTGCTTTTTCTGGTCAACGCCGCCGTCACCGCAATCTCGCTCGCCCTTTCCGCCTGCTTGAAAACGCCCGAGCAAGCGTCGCTCGCCTCGATCTATTTCGTCGGATTCCAGCTTCCACTTTCCGGCGCTTTTTTAGCCTTGCCGCTTTGGCTGGCGAATGTGGTGAAACCTTTCATCGCCGCCTACTGGGCTTGGTCGGGTTACTTGCAAACCTTCCGCGAAACGAACTACTACACGATCCTGCAACGCGTCGTGCAAACTCCGCTCGCCGACACTCCTGCCTGCATCTGGTTTCTCGGGAGCCAGATCGTGGTGGCGATTTTCGTGGCCTGGCTCGGCTGCCGCCGCAGCCAGTGGAGTTAA
- a CDS encoding putative Ig domain-containing protein, whose product MAASSTRATTLVANLPAAVPTKKTWPAPAETWGVKLQPRSAAYAAAKRSGQEVKGRAGPLDVAAMTSPAKLHEGDELTIPLLGGEQVTGRVQLVLPEADGVVRVGGKLTGDEKGTFMLTQLPDQVMGQILLTNRQVAYVITPGEEGGTWLVEKPLSDVLCLPYPKAAARASTTTTGAVAATGPVTVPTLSSRPSAPGVIYLDFNGATITDPSWNGGETIVAAPYDLNPGQILEIWQRVKEDFVPFNVDVTTNVDRYNAMEPGNRMRCVITPNNTAAPDAGGVAYVDSYSESSLAYSKTIPCWVFNDTPDTIAAAVSHEFGHTLGLKHDGRKEPNAEEYYNGQGTGKVSWGPIMGSGYYTALTQWSKGEYADANNQEDDLSIIVDPKNGFGYISDDAGNSIATATVLGRNGSTVYQKGTISFTGDADYYVFNTGASLVTFNAANAQPSADLDIRLDLFNAAGTLIETANPDLDTIASVSHTVVPGTYYLRVTGTGRGNVLLDGYSNYGSLGAYTLTGTISGAAQPPVIVSPETAALTAGVAFSYQIVATNKPTSYNVIGTLPDGLTLDAATGEISGTPTDGGSFYITLQATNTVGTASKNLLINGDSNTLPVIDSARTASGVVGEYFFYEITASNDPTSFSINGTLPDGLTFDPLTGVIEGTPTAITTKSLTITATNAAGDGTSSLVITIISPLNLTTALDERSLVWNTGGNAPWKVITSGTSDGVDAARSGHIGNSKRSWISTTVKGPITVSYRWKISCERGYDLLRFSVDGSQKAYATGSVGWTTKSFIVPTGTHTLKWEYSKDFSITRGLDAAFLDAFSLK is encoded by the coding sequence GTGGCAGCCTCCAGCACTCGGGCGACGACGCTGGTTGCCAATCTGCCTGCGGCAGTTCCCACCAAAAAAACCTGGCCAGCACCCGCAGAGACTTGGGGCGTAAAATTGCAGCCTCGCTCCGCTGCCTACGCGGCAGCCAAACGCTCCGGACAAGAGGTCAAGGGCAGAGCCGGTCCACTGGATGTGGCGGCAATGACCAGCCCAGCCAAGCTGCATGAGGGAGACGAACTAACGATTCCCCTGCTGGGTGGCGAGCAGGTGACGGGTCGGGTGCAACTCGTTTTGCCCGAAGCCGATGGAGTGGTGCGAGTCGGCGGAAAATTGACCGGCGATGAAAAAGGAACGTTTATGCTGACCCAGCTCCCGGATCAAGTAATGGGCCAAATTCTCCTGACCAACCGCCAAGTCGCTTATGTGATCACCCCCGGTGAAGAAGGCGGAACTTGGCTGGTGGAGAAACCTCTCTCCGATGTCCTCTGTTTGCCCTATCCCAAGGCTGCGGCGCGCGCCTCCACGACCACGACTGGAGCCGTCGCGGCTACCGGCCCCGTGACAGTGCCCACGCTAAGCAGCCGCCCCTCGGCCCCCGGCGTGATTTATCTGGACTTTAACGGGGCGACCATCACCGACCCCTCTTGGAATGGTGGCGAGACCATCGTGGCCGCACCATATGACTTAAACCCGGGTCAGATTTTGGAAATCTGGCAACGCGTGAAGGAGGATTTTGTTCCCTTCAACGTCGATGTGACGACCAATGTTGATCGTTACAACGCCATGGAGCCCGGCAATCGCATGAGATGCGTTATTACTCCAAACAATACAGCGGCTCCCGACGCGGGTGGCGTGGCCTACGTGGACAGCTACTCAGAGTCTAGCCTGGCTTACTCAAAGACGATCCCGTGCTGGGTCTTTAATGACACCCCGGACACGATCGCTGCGGCGGTTTCTCATGAATTCGGCCACACCCTTGGGCTAAAGCACGATGGCCGCAAGGAGCCTAACGCCGAGGAATATTATAATGGCCAAGGTACCGGCAAAGTGAGCTGGGGTCCAATCATGGGCAGTGGTTATTACACAGCGCTGACTCAATGGAGCAAAGGGGAATACGCCGATGCCAACAACCAGGAAGACGATCTCAGCATCATCGTTGATCCGAAAAACGGCTTTGGTTACATCTCCGACGATGCAGGCAATTCGATTGCCACCGCCACAGTCCTAGGCCGCAATGGCTCTACTGTTTATCAGAAAGGGACCATCTCGTTCACTGGCGACGCGGACTATTACGTGTTCAATACTGGTGCTTCCCTGGTTACCTTTAATGCGGCTAATGCCCAGCCTTCTGCGGACTTGGACATTCGCCTGGATCTTTTCAATGCTGCAGGCACTCTCATCGAGACGGCCAATCCAGATTTGGACACCATCGCCTCGGTTTCTCACACGGTCGTGCCTGGCACTTACTACCTGAGAGTCACGGGCACCGGTCGTGGTAACGTCCTTCTCGACGGCTACAGCAACTACGGTTCTCTGGGAGCTTACACGCTCACCGGCACGATTTCCGGAGCCGCGCAGCCGCCTGTCATCGTTAGTCCCGAGACAGCCGCCCTGACCGCAGGAGTTGCTTTTTCTTATCAAATCGTCGCCACGAACAAGCCCACGAGTTACAACGTCATCGGCACATTGCCCGACGGTTTAACCCTGGACGCAGCCACAGGTGAAATCAGCGGCACTCCAACTGATGGCGGAAGTTTTTATATAACATTGCAGGCGACCAACACCGTCGGCACAGCCAGCAAAAACCTGCTCATCAATGGTGACTCTAACACGCTGCCGGTGATTGATAGTGCTCGCACCGCCTCCGGCGTCGTCGGCGAATATTTCTTTTACGAGATCACCGCCTCCAATGATCCGACAAGTTTCTCGATCAACGGCACTCTGCCGGACGGTCTGACTTTTGATCCTTTGACAGGGGTAATCGAAGGCACACCAACGGCCATCACCACCAAATCACTTACGATCACCGCCACCAACGCCGCCGGTGATGGCACCAGCAGTCTGGTCATCACCATCATTTCACCTCTCAACCTGACCACTGCTCTCGATGAGCGCAGCCTCGTTTGGAATACGGGCGGCAATGCTCCTTGGAAAGTCATCACCAGCGGCACTTCCGATGGAGTGGACGCCGCCCGGAGTGGGCACATTGGCAATAGCAAACGCTCTTGGATCAGCACCACCGTCAAGGGTCCCATAACCGTTAGTTACCGTTGGAAGATCAGTTGCGAACGCGGTTACGACTTGCTTCGCTTCAGCGTGGACGGAAGCCAGAAAGCCTATGCCACCGGATCTGTTGGCTGGACGACCAAGAGCTTCATTGTCCCCACTGGCACCCACACCTTGAAATGGGAGTACTCGAAGGACTTCTCCATTACGAGGGGCTTGGATGCGGCATTCCTCGACGCCTTCAGCCTCAAATAA